A single region of the Lotus japonicus ecotype B-129 chromosome 4, LjGifu_v1.2 genome encodes:
- the LOC130712094 gene encoding WUSCHEL-related homeobox 9-like isoform X1, with product MAASNKSWPSMFKSKRNPNHQWHHDINSSLLSTGFQRTPYASGAGGGDERTPEPRPRWNPKPEQICILEAIFNSGMVNPPRDEIRKIRMQLQEYGQVGDANVFYWFQNRKSRSKHKLRNQQNSKKNNNNQEPQKINQTVPNSSSSSSSEKSTPKEVTVTPSVGFFSNVIDVVPNSPTPSVNQTLFQTNFQLPPVADPFSFAMNQEVVVHNVMETQGFHFTELSNIIQPPPSQYEQNLGQWLTTTNNIMSFETTKKDQDNFMTMMHQPQHNFSLTPAPTFAPPSTNTLVSVPSPITQLQGVVDGGGTAKCTVFINDVAVEVAVGPINVPEAFGEEAMLIHSSGIPVLTDEWGFTLHPLQHGASYYLI from the exons atGGCTGCCTCCAACAAAAGCTGGCCAAGCATGTTCAAGTCCAAGCGCAACCCCAACCACCAATGGCACCATGACATCAATTCCTCTCTCTTGTCCACCGGTTTCCAAAGAACCCCTTATGCCTCAG GAGCAGGAGGAGGGGATGAGAGAACTCCAGAACCAAGGCCAAGATGGAACCCAAAACCAGAGCAAATCTGCATTCTGGAAGCCATCTTCAACTCTGGCATGGTTAACCCTCCAAGGGATGAAATAAGAAAGATCAGAATGCAGCTGCAGGAGTATGGTCAAGTTGGTGATGCCAATGTCTTCTACTGGTTCCAGAACCGTAAATCCAGAAGCAAACACAAACTCCGCAACCAACAGAATTCaaagaaaaacaacaacaaccaagaACCACAGAAAATTAACCAAACTGTGCctaattcatcatcttcttcatcatctgagAAATCCACTCCAAAGGAAGTAACAGTAACACCCTCTGTGGGATTCTTCTCAAACGTCATTGATGTGGTGCCTAATTCACCCACACCCTCTGTGAACCAGACTCTTTTTCAAACCAATTTTCAGCTCCCACCAGTTGCTGATCCTTTCTCCTTTGCTATGAACCAAGAAGTAGTGGTTCATAATGTCATGGAAACACAAGGATTTCACTTCACTGAGCTCTCAAACATAATCCAACCTCCTCCATCTCAATATGAACAGAATCTTGGTCAGTGGCTTACTACTACTAATAACATCATGAGCTTTGAAACCACAAAGAAAGACCAAGACAACTTCATGACCATGATGCACCAACCACAACACAACTTTTCTCTCACTCCAGCTCCAACTTTTGCTCCTCCTAGCACTAACACACTTGTTAGTGTTCCATCCCCCATCACTCAGCTTCAAG GTGTagttgatggtggtggtaccGCGAAATGCACAGTGTTCATTAACGACGTCGCAGTGGAGGTTGCTGTGGGGCCCATCAACGTGCCTGAAGCATTCGGGGAAGAAGCCATGCTCATCCACTCCTCCGGCATTCCTGTTCTCACCGACGAGTGGGGATTCACCCTCCACCCTCTTCAACATGGCGCATCTTATTATTTG ATTTAA
- the LOC130712094 gene encoding WUSCHEL-related homeobox 9-like isoform X3, translating into MAASNKSWPSMFKSKRNPNHQWHHDINSSLLSTGFQRTPYASGAGGGDERTPEPRPRWNPKPEQICILEAIFNSGMVNPPRDEIRKIRMQLQEYGQVGDANVFYWFQNRKSRSKHKLRNQQNSKKNNNNQEPQKINQTVPNSSSSSSSEKSTPKEVTVTPSVGFFSNVIDVVPNSPTPSVNQTLFQTNFQLPPVADPFSFAMNQEVVVHNVMETQGFHFTELSNIIQPPPSQYEQNLGQWLTTTNNIMSFETTKKDQDNFMTMMHQPQHNFSLTPAPTFAPPSTNTLVSVPSPITQLQVDGGGTAKCTVFINDVAVEVAVGPINVPEAFGEEAMLIHSSGIPVLTDEWGFTLHPLQHGASYYLI; encoded by the exons atGGCTGCCTCCAACAAAAGCTGGCCAAGCATGTTCAAGTCCAAGCGCAACCCCAACCACCAATGGCACCATGACATCAATTCCTCTCTCTTGTCCACCGGTTTCCAAAGAACCCCTTATGCCTCAG GAGCAGGAGGAGGGGATGAGAGAACTCCAGAACCAAGGCCAAGATGGAACCCAAAACCAGAGCAAATCTGCATTCTGGAAGCCATCTTCAACTCTGGCATGGTTAACCCTCCAAGGGATGAAATAAGAAAGATCAGAATGCAGCTGCAGGAGTATGGTCAAGTTGGTGATGCCAATGTCTTCTACTGGTTCCAGAACCGTAAATCCAGAAGCAAACACAAACTCCGCAACCAACAGAATTCaaagaaaaacaacaacaaccaagaACCACAGAAAATTAACCAAACTGTGCctaattcatcatcttcttcatcatctgagAAATCCACTCCAAAGGAAGTAACAGTAACACCCTCTGTGGGATTCTTCTCAAACGTCATTGATGTGGTGCCTAATTCACCCACACCCTCTGTGAACCAGACTCTTTTTCAAACCAATTTTCAGCTCCCACCAGTTGCTGATCCTTTCTCCTTTGCTATGAACCAAGAAGTAGTGGTTCATAATGTCATGGAAACACAAGGATTTCACTTCACTGAGCTCTCAAACATAATCCAACCTCCTCCATCTCAATATGAACAGAATCTTGGTCAGTGGCTTACTACTACTAATAACATCATGAGCTTTGAAACCACAAAGAAAGACCAAGACAACTTCATGACCATGATGCACCAACCACAACACAACTTTTCTCTCACTCCAGCTCCAACTTTTGCTCCTCCTAGCACTAACACACTTGTTAGTGTTCCATCCCCCATCACTCAGCTTCAAG ttgatggtggtggtaccGCGAAATGCACAGTGTTCATTAACGACGTCGCAGTGGAGGTTGCTGTGGGGCCCATCAACGTGCCTGAAGCATTCGGGGAAGAAGCCATGCTCATCCACTCCTCCGGCATTCCTGTTCTCACCGACGAGTGGGGATTCACCCTCCACCCTCTTCAACATGGCGCATCTTATTATTTG ATTTAA
- the LOC130712094 gene encoding WUSCHEL-related homeobox 9-like isoform X2, whose protein sequence is MAASNKSWPSMFKSKRNPNHQWHHDINSSLLSTGFQRTPYASGGGDERTPEPRPRWNPKPEQICILEAIFNSGMVNPPRDEIRKIRMQLQEYGQVGDANVFYWFQNRKSRSKHKLRNQQNSKKNNNNQEPQKINQTVPNSSSSSSSEKSTPKEVTVTPSVGFFSNVIDVVPNSPTPSVNQTLFQTNFQLPPVADPFSFAMNQEVVVHNVMETQGFHFTELSNIIQPPPSQYEQNLGQWLTTTNNIMSFETTKKDQDNFMTMMHQPQHNFSLTPAPTFAPPSTNTLVSVPSPITQLQGVVDGGGTAKCTVFINDVAVEVAVGPINVPEAFGEEAMLIHSSGIPVLTDEWGFTLHPLQHGASYYLI, encoded by the exons atGGCTGCCTCCAACAAAAGCTGGCCAAGCATGTTCAAGTCCAAGCGCAACCCCAACCACCAATGGCACCATGACATCAATTCCTCTCTCTTGTCCACCGGTTTCCAAAGAACCCCTTATGCCTCAG GAGGAGGGGATGAGAGAACTCCAGAACCAAGGCCAAGATGGAACCCAAAACCAGAGCAAATCTGCATTCTGGAAGCCATCTTCAACTCTGGCATGGTTAACCCTCCAAGGGATGAAATAAGAAAGATCAGAATGCAGCTGCAGGAGTATGGTCAAGTTGGTGATGCCAATGTCTTCTACTGGTTCCAGAACCGTAAATCCAGAAGCAAACACAAACTCCGCAACCAACAGAATTCaaagaaaaacaacaacaaccaagaACCACAGAAAATTAACCAAACTGTGCctaattcatcatcttcttcatcatctgagAAATCCACTCCAAAGGAAGTAACAGTAACACCCTCTGTGGGATTCTTCTCAAACGTCATTGATGTGGTGCCTAATTCACCCACACCCTCTGTGAACCAGACTCTTTTTCAAACCAATTTTCAGCTCCCACCAGTTGCTGATCCTTTCTCCTTTGCTATGAACCAAGAAGTAGTGGTTCATAATGTCATGGAAACACAAGGATTTCACTTCACTGAGCTCTCAAACATAATCCAACCTCCTCCATCTCAATATGAACAGAATCTTGGTCAGTGGCTTACTACTACTAATAACATCATGAGCTTTGAAACCACAAAGAAAGACCAAGACAACTTCATGACCATGATGCACCAACCACAACACAACTTTTCTCTCACTCCAGCTCCAACTTTTGCTCCTCCTAGCACTAACACACTTGTTAGTGTTCCATCCCCCATCACTCAGCTTCAAG GTGTagttgatggtggtggtaccGCGAAATGCACAGTGTTCATTAACGACGTCGCAGTGGAGGTTGCTGTGGGGCCCATCAACGTGCCTGAAGCATTCGGGGAAGAAGCCATGCTCATCCACTCCTCCGGCATTCCTGTTCTCACCGACGAGTGGGGATTCACCCTCCACCCTCTTCAACATGGCGCATCTTATTATTTG ATTTAA
- the LOC130710794 gene encoding rac-like GTP-binding protein RAC13: MSTARFIKCVTVGDGAVGKTCMLISYTSNTFPTDYVPTVFDNFSANVVVDGSTVNLGLWDTAGQEDYNRLRPLSYRGADVFLLCFSLISKASYENISKKWIPELRHYAPNVPIVLVGTKLDLRDDKQFLIDHPGATRITTAQGEELKKLIGAVTYIECSSKTQQNVKVVFDAAIKVALRPPKLKKKPHKKRTCTFL, encoded by the exons atgagtaCAGCCAGATTTATCAAGTGTGTAACAGTTGGGGATGGAGCTGTGGGAAAGACATGCATGCTTATATCCTATACCAGCAATACCTTTCCTACA GATTATGTTCCAACAGTGTTTGACAACTTCAGTGCCAATGTTGTGGTGGATGGTAGTACAGTTAATCTTGGTCTATGGGACACTGCAG GACAAGAAGATTACAACAGGCTAAGGCCTTTGAGTTACAGAGGAGCTGATGTGTTTTTGCTGTGCTTTTCTCTAATTAGTAAAGCAAGTTATGAGAATATTTCCAAAAAG TGGATACCTGAGCTGAGACATTATGCTCCAAATGTGCCTATTGTGCTGGTGGGAACAAAACTAG ATTTGCGAGACGACAAGCAATTTCTGATTGATCATCCTGGAGCCACAAGAATAACAACTGCTCAG GGTGAAGAGTTAAAGAAGCTGATTGGTGCAGTCACTTATATTGAGTGCAGCTCTAAAACTCAGCAG AATGTGAAGGTAGTTTTTGATGCTGCAATAAAGGTTGCATTGAGGCCACCAAAGCTAAAGAAGAAACCGCACAAGAAAAGGACCTGCACTTTCCTTTAG
- the LOC130710795 gene encoding LOB domain-containing protein 24-like: MRGNTRHRSSCAACKQLKRRCDAPCILAPHFPLTKTREFEAVRKVFGTNNIIKMLSDLDPQGRIEAVKSLEWEALMWQNDPVHGPLGAFMQLQRKQQQESGLNLELKLMSQLQDSAVDRPSQEGNFQSCDGNKVNAELGMEIGELGQDGNSDSEVERGKEDSAIEGNVDQSSGRTQS, translated from the coding sequence ATGAGGGGAAACACACGCCATCGCAGTTCATGCGCTGCTTGCAAGCAACTCAAGAGAAGATGCGATGCACCCTGCATTCTTGCTCCACATTTCCCACTGACCAAGACTCGAGAATTCGAAGCGGTTCGCAAGGTTTTCGGCACCAACAACATCATCAAGATGCTCTCCGATCTCGACCCACAAGGAAGAATCGAAGCTGTGAAATCGCTCGAATGGGAAGCGTTGATGTGGCAGAACGACCCTGTTCATGGACCTCTCGGTGCTTTCATGCAACTCCAACGGAAACAGCAGCAAGAATCGGGTCTCAATCTTGAGCTCAAATTGATGTCCCAGTTGCAAGATTCAGCAGTGGATCGACCTAGCCAAGAGGGTAATTTTCAATCTTGTGATGGGAACAAGGTTAATGCAGAATTGGGAATGGAAATTGGGGAACTAGGTCAAGATGGAAATTCTGACTCTGAAGTTGAAAGGGGTAAAGAGGATAGTGCAATTGAAGGCAATGTTGATCAAAGCAGTGGAAGGACCCAAAGCTAA